Sequence from the Maribellus comscasis genome:
CGATGGATAAACTCAACACCATTTCCAGGGAACAAAGCTCCTTCATATTGCCCGGCATCATCCAGGGTAAAATCAAAATCAGGCAAAAGGTTACAATCCGCACATGCATCCAAAATGTTTGCTGAGGCATAAACCGTTCCTTTTCCATAGCTATTTTTATATTTTATTTTACCATCTGATTTTCCCCAGATTCGGGAAGTAAGGATTTGCTGTTCAGCAAGTGCTGAATCTGCATTATTCAAGCCGGGAACACATGTTGGTTTATTAGCAACAACAACGGCTCCTTCATTAATTAATTTTTCCAGTGTTTTCAAAACTTCCGGTCTGGTATGATCTGAATTCATTACTACAAGAATTGCATACTCCAGTCCGTTAGGCAATACTAGCTTTCCACCCTTAACCTTTACTGTTTCAAGAATATCCCTGTTACAAAAATCGTAATCGTAACCATAAGGTACAGAGGGGTGCAAATCTTCTCTCAATTCAGGATCTACAGGTGCGTCTTCACCAACATAGTACAAAACATCACTTTTGGGATTCCCTGCTTGAAGCATATACTGACAACGAGCCATATAATCAAACCAGGGTTTGGCATATTTCCACCAGGTATTGTGTCTGTTGAACAGAGAGCCATACGATCCCAAAACCAATCCGGGTTCTTGGCTGAATGGACTGTTTGTATATCCATGCAACCAAAACTGATTAATGCCTTTACAATAAAACCAGTCTCCCTGTGCTTTTATATCGCGGGGGTTAGTTTCAAATATTTTTCCCGGAGAACCTGTAAATGCTTCGGCACCTACTATTTTTCTGCCATAGGTGTGTGCAGAAGAGGAAGACAATTTGGCAATTCCACCGAGGTTGCTCGAACTATTTGCCCAAAATTCAGAAGCCGGAACATCTATATATTTACCGGTGGCAAAATCATCGGTATTTCCAAAGTTTCCATATCCCTCGGCAGCAAATCTTACTCCGTTATCATGAGCCAGAGTCTGAAAACGTTTGTAGTAATTATTAATAATCATGTTACTGACCGTTTTTCTAAAATCCCATAAAAATTTTTCTGTAACATCGGTACTTTCAACCACTCTTCCCGTAATTGCAGGTAAATATTTGTGAATATCATACCCCCTCATTTTGTTAAAACTGTTCTCAAAACCTTTTGTCCAATTCTGATGACCAGCTTCGTAGCTATCGATGGTTACAGATGTTATGGAACTTTTTTCTCCCTCTTCTCCCGCCTCAAGCATCCTTTTTACCGATTCTTTCCAATGAAAGTCCACCGCTGCTGCCGACATTTTATCTACTTCGAGCCCCTTACCTCCTTTAGGAGCAGGATGATTTGAACGTCCTGTTGGCTGATAACCGACACGCAATATTGTCCAGTCACCTTCAGGCACATCCCACCGCAAATTCCCATCCTTATCCAGGTTGTCAGTCAAATCAATCATATCGTCCATTTTTACCACATCTTCATGTGGAGCCTGTCGTTTATCTTTTATATATCTCGCCATTTTTGAATAGCCGGCTTTTTCCCACCAACCATCGATGCGATAAGGGTTACCTGCTATCTCTCCCTTTGGAGTAGGAAAAGCCAGTAGTGCAATGTCGTGGTAGTAGCCTTTTACATATTCGCGAGGCATATAATAGCGTAAATTAATTATAGTATCACGCTTCATATCGCGTTCCAGTCCTAAAGCCGGTTTTGGAATACTTAGTTTTTCATCAAACTTCAACGGCCCTTTAAGCTGTTTTTCTGTCCATACGACCTCTTGCATAGCGTTTTCAGGTGTGTTCCATGGGCCTCCGGAAGCCGACCAACCCGGACCGTTCATTACCCCCATTTCCAAACCTAATCGTTTAGCTTCTTTTTTGGTATGAATAAACATCTTCCACCATTTATCGCTATAATAAATTACCGAACCGGGAGGTGTTCCCTCCGCTGCATTAAAAACACTGAATCCACCAATCCCCGAAGCTTTCATGGATTCAAGGTCTGTCGTAATGCCCTCTTTTGTCAGGTTTCCATTCAACCAATGATACCACACCTGTGTTTTTGCCGAATGAGGTGTTTCTTTGAAATAGGCCTCGGACCATTCGCAGTCTTCCGTGATTAGATTATTGACATCTGCATCCAGTGACGGAGTATACGTACATCCCAAAAATGCCAGAAGGACAAACATAAAAGGTATTTGCTTTATTATTTTTGATTTAATGGTTTTCATTGTTACTATTATTTTTATTTACAGGCCAGGGTTTTAAACCACATTGCTCTGCCCAATGATTAAACTGGTTCTTCAAAGAATCGGCTATAACCTTTTGTTTATTGATAAGGTTATTTAATTCGGTCGGATCCTTTTTTAAATTGTATAATTCCCAATTAAGATTATGTGTCTTAACAAGTTTCCAGTTTCCAATCCGGGCGGCCTGATTTCCCTGGTGTTCGAAAAACATAGTTTTATTTGGTTTCTGTTTTTCGCCATGTACAAGTGGCATGATGTCAGTACCTACCAAAGGCACCAATTCCTGTCCCTTCAGCCTTTTAGGGTACTTCGTCTGTGTCAGTGACAATATGGTTGGGAAAATATCAGTAATGTGTACTGGTTCGTGCGACAACCTTCCGACAGACTTAATTCCCTTTGGCCAATGCACAATCAACGGTGTTATTATACCACCTTCATGCGTAAATGTTTTGTATTTCCGATAGGGTGTATTACTTACATTACCCCAATTTTTGCCATATGCAGTCCAGGAGTCGCGCGAGCCCAATTCGGCTTCGGGAAAAGCGTTTAAATTCGCATCTGTTCCGCCGTTATCCGAAAAAAATAAGATTATGGTATTGTCCAGTTCGCCTTGTTCTTTGAGCATAGAAACCAAGCGACCAATATTTTGATCCATTCGGTCTATTTGTGCTGCATAAATAGCCATTTTCAAATCTTCTTTTTCCTTGTCTTCCAGCGAATCCCACTCATCATAATCAGGTGTCGAAAGTTTTGTAGTTGCTTCAATAATTCCCAGTCTTTTTTGTTTCTCAAAGCGTTGTTGGCGATAAAATTCATAACCTTTGGAATATTTCCCCCGGTATTTGTTAATATCCCCAGGCCATGCCTGTAGGGGGAAATGTGGGGCTATATAGGCGAGATACATAAAAAAAGGCTTGTTGTCTGTTATAGCCTCCCGGGAAAACTCAATGGCATAGTCGGTAAAAGCATCTGTAGAATACCAGGTAGAATCAGGAGTCACCAGTTCTTTATTCAAATAAACCTGTCTGTCGCGACCAACGCAGGGATAGAAATAAACACCTCCCCCTTTGGGAATTCCATACATCCTGTCGAAACCACGTGCAAGCGGATCGTATTCTTTTTCATGCCCTAAATGCCATTTACCAAGCATAATGGTGCGATAATTATTTTTCTGTAAGACCTGAGCTATGGTCACAACATTATTCCTAAAACGCCCCTGATATGCCGGGTATCCCAAATCGCTGTCCATGTGGCCATATCCAGCCTGGTGCTGATATAATCCAGTGAGCAAACTGGCACGTGTAGGACAACAACGAGAAGTGTTGTAACAATTTGTAAACAGCACTCCACTTTCAGCCAATGCATCTAAATTTGGTGTTTCAATTTCAGAACCCGTGCACCCAATATCTGAGTATCCCATATCATCTGCTAAAATGACTACAATATTGGGGCGCTTCCTCTGTGCAAATATTGTTAAACACAACATGAGAAGTAGGATAATTGTGGTCAATCTTTTTTGTATCATACAATTATATCTTTACTTTGGTAATTTTAATTTATCCGGTTTCTTACTATTTACACCTGAAGCCCCGAAAACAGGAATTATATCATCTATTTCGATGGGATTCCTTCCCATAAAAAGGATTTTAGAATATCAAGGTACTTTTCATAAACCTCTCTCGGATTACATTCTTCTTCAACACAAATTTTTGCAGCCATTCCAACCACTTCGCCCATCATTCCGCCGGTGCGCATTACCCGAACAACTCCCAATGCTTCATGCGTTACACTAATATCACGACCTGCCATAAAAAGATTCTTTATATTTTTTGAATACAAACAACGATAGGGTACCCAATAAGGTACTTTGTATTTTTCGTGGTGGTCGTAAGAGATAAAACCATCGCCTTCGAAACCTTTATAATAAGGTTCGAATGGTAAATGCAAGTCCAGTGACCAGGAAGTTGGCACACAACCATCTTCGTACTTTTTGTCGTTTTGAATGTCTTCAAAAGTAAGCATAACATCGCCTAATAATCTGCGTGATTCGCGCAGCCCGGAAATGTGAGCCATCCAGTTAAATCTATGTTTTGGGTATTGATTGTCCACATTCTTAAGACAATCCCAGGCACCAAATGCTGCACGAAAATTCCAATCGCGAATGTACTCTCCTTCTAAAATCGGATCATGATCAAAACCACTTTCCCAAAACCAGGAGCCCATTGCCTTCAAACCTAAATTTCCATAAACTCCCTTGTTATCGCCTCTTCCCGGAAATGGTTTGTCGGATAAATCGAGTGCCCAAGGACACTTTGGGAAAGCTTGCTCCGTTTCGGTTTCAATAAAATTAAAGAGGTTGCAACGTCCCATGTGCCCTTTTTCAGTCATTTGGAATTCAGCTCCGGACAACGCTCCAATTGATCCATTTCCTGTGCAATCGGCAAAATACCTTCCTGTAATTTTTATTCGTTCACCAGTCTTTATGTTTTGGGCAAAGACTGCTTTTATTTCATTCTTTTTAGTTTCTGTTTTGTTGGCATGAAAGTTAAGGAAGAGTGAAATATTTTTTTCATTTCTAACCAATGTTTCCTTCCTATCATCCTCGTAATATTCGCCTTTGTTTTCAAGCCCGTAATGGCCTTTGTTTTTTTGCTCCAGTTCATTTACAATATTTCCAATTTTGGGATAGGGTTCAAAGTTTACTTTTCCACCCAGCCACACCCGAACCTCCGAACTATTGTTTCCCCCCAACACCGGACGGTTCTGAACCAAGGCAACCTTAAGACCTAAACGTGCACCGGAAATGGCTGCACAAATTCCCGCGATGCCTCCACCGACCACGACCAGATCAAATTCCCCCTGGTCTTTTACTTCTGTGAGTGCCCCCGTTTTTTTACGAAATTTCTCTAACTTTTTTAACGATTGAGGAGGAACAAAATTTTTACGTGCTGTAATACAAATCGCATCGCAACGGCCTTCAAAGCCTGTCAGATCGTGCAGCACAATTCTATGCTTCCCTTTTCTCAATTGAATACTTCCCCCGGATTGCCAGTGCCATTCTGCTTTTCCAGTGCCAAAAGTTGGTTCCAATTTTTGGCCATCAATCAACACTTTAAATTTTCCGGGAAAACCTGTTGCCTTTTTTGCCTCTGATACCCCTGTCTTTTTCCATGGTCCAACCCAATCCCGTGTTCGCACCCAAACATAATATTTATTTGGTTGTTGAATTTCGAAAGTTGTTTCTGCATCAGCAACCGGATTACCTAGTCCGTGAGCCAATAAAAAAGGCGAGCCCATTTCGTCCATAAATTGCTGGTCGATTACCCAGCCACCTCTGTTTTGAAAAGATTCGGTTTCTAACAAAATCACTTTGTCGTGCCCAACAGCATGAATAAAAAAACAAATTAGAAAAACAGACATAAACGATTTCATGATTTTGCTTTTACAATTAAATAATAACTTCGGTTACTTTTACTTTTCGATTTTCAGGAAGATATAAATGGACAAAACCGTATTTCGATGTATGATTCATTAAAGCTCAAAATAAGTTTCACTAAACGAAAAAAACCTGGAATCAGATTAAATCAGACCAATTCCCATATATCTCCTAATTTGATATATTTACAACAGCTTCTTTTTCCAATCCTAAATAACCGTATCTTACTTTTATCATTTTTAAATCTTCATTTTGAGGAACTTCAAACTGAGTTGTAAACACGCCTGTGTTTTCTCCCGTCTCAGTAAGAGTTAGTTTTTTTACATTTCCCAAACCATCATCAATTTCCACCCATCCGGTATCTTTTTTATCCCAGTTCTGATTTAATGCAGCTTTAAGTTCAATAATAATTTTTTCACCAGATTTTACATTATATCTTTCATTATTATAGTCTGTGTCAAAAATCTTCAAATTATGACTTCCTATCGTCGAAAATGTAAGTGTTGCCATCCATCCACGGTTAGAAATACACCAGCCTTCTGTAGCATAGGCATTTTTACCAAAAACCTGCCCATTATTTTTCCCTTCAACTTCTTCCACAGTTTGAGCAATCGGAAACTGGTTATCAAGAGGGGAACCATCTAAAGTTCCGCGAACCAAACCCAATTTTCCATAACCATCTGGATGCGATTGAGGCCATCCGTTTTCTATTCCCTCCCAGTATCCGCCAATTTTTACGCGTTCAGTACTTTTGTTACTAAGGTGAGAGCCAACAGGATTAACTCCAAAAACAAAATCGACTTGTGCCCACCCCAGGTCCCTCAGTTTTTGATCGCCCAATATATGAGCTGCCGCAAACATTGAGCCCCCTAATGCAGGAGTTCCGCCTAATTCCTTTGTTCTGGCATGTGCCCACTCTGTTTCGCTGTGTTTTCTGTATTTCCAGAAATTATTGGTTTTTTGTTTCATATGAACAGCCCAGGCAGCCAGTTTTTCTTTTGTTCCCACGGGCGCATTTTTCGGTGCTACCAACAAAAAATATGCAAGAGCCTGTGGAGTAATGTGTTCGGCATTACGAATCCACCACATGTGTCGCGGATTGTCAAAGTCCCAATTTGTAATAATATCCTGAGCACTTTCCTGCGCATATTTCAAAAATTTATCGGGATTGCCTTTCTTTTCATTTTTCTCACATAGATACATAAATAGATTACGGAACACGGATTGACCGTAAGCATTGCCCATTTCATTAAACTCCTGAAATCCGGCATCTACCCATTTAACACTATATGTCCAATAACGAACAACTTTATCTCGCTCGTACTTTTCCCATTTTTCCAAACAAACCTTTCTGTATAGCTGATATTTCTCTTCGGATAAAAAAGGTTTTAAAAATGAATGATATGCAGCACAAACAGCCGCCAGTTGGTCAAGCGAATTCCAATAATCGTAGTTCATCCTTGGTTCACCTTCGTAACCTAGAGAACCATGCCGATTGGCA
This genomic interval carries:
- a CDS encoding glycosyl hydrolase, translated to MKTIKSKIIKQIPFMFVLLAFLGCTYTPSLDADVNNLITEDCEWSEAYFKETPHSAKTQVWYHWLNGNLTKEGITTDLESMKASGIGGFSVFNAAEGTPPGSVIYYSDKWWKMFIHTKKEAKRLGLEMGVMNGPGWSASGGPWNTPENAMQEVVWTEKQLKGPLKFDEKLSIPKPALGLERDMKRDTIINLRYYMPREYVKGYYHDIALLAFPTPKGEIAGNPYRIDGWWEKAGYSKMARYIKDKRQAPHEDVVKMDDMIDLTDNLDKDGNLRWDVPEGDWTILRVGYQPTGRSNHPAPKGGKGLEVDKMSAAAVDFHWKESVKRMLEAGEEGEKSSITSVTIDSYEAGHQNWTKGFENSFNKMRGYDIHKYLPAITGRVVESTDVTEKFLWDFRKTVSNMIINNYYKRFQTLAHDNGVRFAAEGYGNFGNTDDFATGKYIDVPASEFWANSSSNLGGIAKLSSSSAHTYGRKIVGAEAFTGSPGKIFETNPRDIKAQGDWFYCKGINQFWLHGYTNSPFSQEPGLVLGSYGSLFNRHNTWWKYAKPWFDYMARCQYMLQAGNPKSDVLYYVGEDAPVDPELREDLHPSVPYGYDYDFCNRDILETVKVKGGKLVLPNGLEYAILVVMNSDHTRPEVLKTLEKLINEGAVVVANKPTCVPGLNNADSALAEQQILTSRIWGKSDGKIKYKNSYGKGTVYASANILDACADCNLLPDFDFTLDDAGQYEGALFPGNGVEFIHRSTAQTDMYFVSNQHNKAKTIKAKFRVADKLPELWDAETGEIIIAPEYQKLADGRMEVTLRMKEAGSVFVVFRQAIKEESANSANNFTPAKEVGEYMLTAPWNVSFDGSGAPEPVILKELVDLAKYDEANVKYFSGTITYENKINIDELNQGEKMILDLGEVNVAAEVFVNGKSVGVLWKRPFVIDITGALKTGENALKINVANLWVNRVIGDQKLPEDCEWTTNTGSTAKGMGLAKIPDWVIEGKESPTGRKAFVGWKWEHLKNKELVPSGLIGPVQLISKVKVEVR
- a CDS encoding arylsulfatase; translated protein: MIQKRLTTIILLLMLCLTIFAQRKRPNIVVILADDMGYSDIGCTGSEIETPNLDALAESGVLFTNCYNTSRCCPTRASLLTGLYQHQAGYGHMDSDLGYPAYQGRFRNNVVTIAQVLQKNNYRTIMLGKWHLGHEKEYDPLARGFDRMYGIPKGGGVYFYPCVGRDRQVYLNKELVTPDSTWYSTDAFTDYAIEFSREAITDNKPFFMYLAYIAPHFPLQAWPGDINKYRGKYSKGYEFYRQQRFEKQKRLGIIEATTKLSTPDYDEWDSLEDKEKEDLKMAIYAAQIDRMDQNIGRLVSMLKEQGELDNTIILFFSDNGGTDANLNAFPEAELGSRDSWTAYGKNWGNVSNTPYRKYKTFTHEGGIITPLIVHWPKGIKSVGRLSHEPVHITDIFPTILSLTQTKYPKRLKGQELVPLVGTDIMPLVHGEKQKPNKTMFFEHQGNQAARIGNWKLVKTHNLNWELYNLKKDPTELNNLINKQKVIADSLKNQFNHWAEQCGLKPWPVNKNNSNNENH
- a CDS encoding FAD-dependent oxidoreductase yields the protein MKSFMSVFLICFFIHAVGHDKVILLETESFQNRGGWVIDQQFMDEMGSPFLLAHGLGNPVADAETTFEIQQPNKYYVWVRTRDWVGPWKKTGVSEAKKATGFPGKFKVLIDGQKLEPTFGTGKAEWHWQSGGSIQLRKGKHRIVLHDLTGFEGRCDAICITARKNFVPPQSLKKLEKFRKKTGALTEVKDQGEFDLVVVGGGIAGICAAISGARLGLKVALVQNRPVLGGNNSSEVRVWLGGKVNFEPYPKIGNIVNELEQKNKGHYGLENKGEYYEDDRKETLVRNEKNISLFLNFHANKTETKKNEIKAVFAQNIKTGERIKITGRYFADCTGNGSIGALSGAEFQMTEKGHMGRCNLFNFIETETEQAFPKCPWALDLSDKPFPGRGDNKGVYGNLGLKAMGSWFWESGFDHDPILEGEYIRDWNFRAAFGAWDCLKNVDNQYPKHRFNWMAHISGLRESRRLLGDVMLTFEDIQNDKKYEDGCVPTSWSLDLHLPFEPYYKGFEGDGFISYDHHEKYKVPYWVPYRCLYSKNIKNLFMAGRDISVTHEALGVVRVMRTGGMMGEVVGMAAKICVEEECNPREVYEKYLDILKSFLWEGIPSK